In the Gemmatimonas sp. UBA7669 genome, CAACGACGAGTACTACCGGCAGAGCGCCGAAGCCGAGCTCCGGCGCCTGCCGCGGTAGGTCCCCGTCTCGCGGGTGCTACCAGCGCCCGCCGTTTCGGACCGTGTCGCGCACGGTTTCGCGGGCGCCGTCCACCAATGCACGACCGCGCTTCATGCCGCGCCGCGCCAGACGTCGCGCCGAGCGGGTGGTTTCGTCCCGCAGCTCCTCCACGGCATCGGTGCTGCGATCGTAGAGGCGACGCGCGCCGCGCCGCAGTTGGCGCCGTGTGTCC is a window encoding:
- a CDS encoding YtxH domain-containing protein yields the protein MFGRDTHDEHDSEHEQGGRLDPRALGVGVLIGLALGAGAALLLAPASGADTRRQLRRGARRLYDRSTDAVEELRDETTRSARRLARRGMKRGRALVDGARETVRDTVRNGGRW